One region of Fragaria vesca subsp. vesca linkage group LG4, FraVesHawaii_1.0, whole genome shotgun sequence genomic DNA includes:
- the LOC101311467 gene encoding chaperone protein dnaJ 49-like — protein sequence MDGNKDEALRCVRIAEEAIAAGNKARAAKFIKIARRLNQDLQVNELLAACDKLDSASSSQEKGVGESRSELGKEKSGGGLNGERSYTEEHVQLIRQVKRNKDYYAILGVEKTCSVEEIRKAYRKLSLKVHPDKNKAPGSEEAFKIVSKAFKCLSDVNSRRQYDQTGLVEEFEYNQQHNVRRRPRRRTGNDLFDDDFDPDEIFRAFFGQSDMFRTSQVYRTRGAGAHHREEVHNGGPNIMLLIQLLPFLVILLLAYLPFTEPDYALHKNYNYQIPKTTERHGVEFFVKSPNFDESYPLGSSARAKIEDSVIKDYKNVLVHYCRVELQRRHWNKKMSTPHCDKLNALEVA from the coding sequence ATGGATGGTAATAAAGATGAAGCTTTGAGATGTGTGCGCATTGCGGAGGAAGCAATCGCCGCCGGTAACAAAGCGCGTGCTGCCAAATTCATCAAAATTGCGCGGCGGCTTAACCAGGATTTGCAAGTTAATGAGCTTCTGGCGGCTTGCGATAAGCTCGATTCGGCGTCTTCTAGTCAAGAAAAGGGCGTTGGGGAGAGTAGGAGTGAGCTTGGGAAGGAGAAATCGGGGGGAGGGTTGAATGGGGAGCGGAGTTATACCGAGGAGCATGTTCAGTTGATTAGGCAGGTGAAGAGGAATAAGGATTATTACGCGATTCTCGGCGTGGAGAAGACTTGCTCGGTTGAGGAGATTAGGAAGGCGTATAGGAAGCTGTCATTGAAAGTTCATCCGGATAAGAACAAGGCTCCTGGCTCGGAGGAGGCGTTTAAGATTGTGAGCAAGGCGTTCAAGTGTTTGAGTGATGTGAATTCAAGGAGGCAGTATGATCAGACTGGTTTAGTTGAGGAGTTTGAGTACAATCAGCAGCATAATGTGAGGAGGAGGCCGAGGAGGAGAACTGGGAATGACTTGTTTGATGATGATTTTGACCCCGATGAGATATTCAGGGCGTTCTTTGGTCAGTCGGACATGTTTAGGACGAGTCAGGTTTACAGGACTAGAGGAGCTGGTGCACATCATAGGGAGGAGGTTCACAATGGGGGACCTAACATTATGCTTCTTATTCAATTATTACCATTTTTGGTGATTTTGTTGCTTGCGTATCTGCCCTTTACCGAGCCAGACTACGCTTTGCATAAGAATTACAACTACCAGATTCCCAAGACAACTGAGAGACATGGAGTAGAGTTTTTCGTTAAATCACCAAACTTTGATGAGAGTTATCCTCTTGGAAGTTCTGCTCGAGCTAAAATTGAGGATAGTGTGATCAAGGATTACAAAAATGTGCTTGTACACTACTGTCGTGTTGAGCTTCAGAGGCGTCACTGGAATAAGAAAATGTCTACTCCTCACTGTGATAAGTTAAACGCCCTTGAAGTAGCTTGA
- the LOC101311752 gene encoding uncharacterized protein LOC101311752 yields the protein MIDQDRQGAGAPHGVLLVVVVMLVIFVPFFLGEQGEAITEGFAELLSPVGLLLLPVILLLTIQFLSSPQGSFLSSMFSTGEPDTIHRVSGSPVGVALFLLLVLFLLYNRISIFGGGDDDE from the coding sequence ATGATAGATCAAGACAGACAAGGTGCAGGAGCACCCCATGGAGTTCTACTAGTAGTTGTGGTGATGTTGGTCATATTCGTCCCCTTCTTCCTCGGCGAGCAAGGTGAAGCCATAACCGAAGGCTTCGCGGAGCTTCTCAGCCCCGTCGGGCTTCTCCTCCTCCCCGTCATCCTCCTCCTCACCATCCAGTTCTTGTCATCTCCTCAAGGCTCTTTTCTCTCATCCATGTTCTCCACCGGAGAGCCCGACACCATCCACAGGGTCAGCGGCTCCCCGGTGGGCGTCGCATTGTTTCTTCTACTAGTTTTGTTTCTTCTCTACAATCGCATATCGATCTTCGGCGGTGGCGACGACGACGAGTGA
- the LOC101312047 gene encoding putative E3 ubiquitin-protein ligase LIN-1-like, with protein sequence MKMNLVGDSIEAVASCSRTALVSSHNQERLDLKSIRAVVISVNQCILKLIANAKTRNSIRVRCTSKLQNQKQDFFEFSDQSVISNLYWGIDSIEAAIITEWPEQKAAQLRKAEQMLQVPALLEEDGVTAGISNSYLVCCSYFYLSVVRKLQEDEWQVALHFLQAVLVSPRLVQTEFAHDLYESVFPTCAGPERQEIRESKSLESIDKDEATMQMARIYRDWLMYYKVMLYGETPQGQGGGYRDILSPDKESIYSLHGRSNRLDYSNKTGHEYNLHTQWNYGKVHPLDPHEDSIIEDGLKTSIHISEFEEYGKLTNDLNPATELHVKTREVQRNLSIKRLQDVLDDSQSDSPTSVDSCSDYSAHDIESEIFVKQVIDGGECLSRTASIGADFPKKLQAPSSTSDPECEAQSFSRVCQDPIPNEVIQVNNSMILSRRFTNSINGLLSISEHRDKRSKQNSYVQKECASQQNYRINQRDHQRSIARKKHSSRSQQSSIELRLHSTKDSKSELLSITEKAISKLFHWEGLGKWDEDYAVEVTTIYQILCNKKGEKCAVLKDMILDQLLIGISASKEEKVIRVSVSILTTIVAANKSAIEDIKKKGLQLSDLASALKRNVHEAAILFYLMNPSPTEIKTLELLPALLGVVCSPNSYKGRPASLPTPLTASLMIIGVLVSSFDHATNNVHLAEISYPNVLHGLLDVARDSNIEELISWATILVKCIQYDGNCRRFISRSAPLAPFSRLLECKMKHARSIALEFFHEVLCIPRSSATALLQRLQKEGSTNIMNSLMLCVQQLQPEYQLLAANLLLQIDTLDNSSCKSAFREEAMQVLLKLVASEQSSTTQNLSAFILSNLGGTYSWAGEPYTVAWLVKKAGVTSSYQRNMIKSIHWLDDCLEDAGTDSWCSKIARSIINIGNPVFHSLERGLKSTTRKVSRDCLIAIAWLGFEIAKSPDSIRYSACEILLSGVEQFLHPGLDLEERVLACLCIYNYASGRGMTKLIHFSEGVRESLRRLSNVTWMAEELHKVADYVLPNRTRISCVHTQILEVGFNFSGAVCALMYYKGFLHGGYSDGSLKVWNIKGQSATLVWDMKEHKKALTCFSLLESRDSLISGSLDKTIRVWQVVHKKMECIEVIETKQPIRHLNTCGDMIFAITRGQGIKVFDASRKVKENCMNKRVKCMAVVQGKIYAGCKDSSIQELSTTSNRAQEIKAAAKFWNLQRRPINAVVTYKDWLYSASSIVEGSNLKEWKRHRTPQMSLKTGKREKVMAMGITEDFIYLNCSSSTNSIQIWLRGTQQKVGRISAGSRITSILTANDIILCGTEAGLIKGWIPL encoded by the exons ATGAAAATGAACTTGGTTGGTGACTCGATCGAAGCTGTAGCTAGCTGCTCTCGTACAGCTTTGGTTTCGTCTCATAATCAAGAGAGACTAGACCTCAAGTCCATTCGGGCAGTTGTCATATCAGTCAATCAATGCATTCTCAAACTCATAGCAAATGCCAAAACTAGAAACTCTATAAGGGTGAGATGTACCTCCAAGCTTCAAAATCAGAAACAGGATTTCTTTGAATTCTCTGACCAGTCTGTGATATCAAATCTTTATTGGGGAATTGACAGCATTGAGGCGGCAATTATCACTGAATGGCCAGAACAGAAGGCTGCTCAGCTGAGGAAGGCAGAGCAGATGCTACAGGTGCCGGCACTACTCGAGGAGGATGGAGTCACAGCTGGAATTTCAAACAGTTACTTGGTGTGCTGCTCGTATTTTTACCTCTCAGTGGTTCGAAAACTCCAAGAGGATGAGTGGCAGGTTGCACTGCATTTTCTACAGGCCGTGCTGGTCTCACCGAGACTTGTTCAGACGGAATTTGCACATGATCTTTATGAAAGTGTTTTCCCAACTTGCGCTGGTCCTGAAAGACAGGAAATAAGAGAGAGTAAGAGCTTGGAATCAATTGACAAGGATGAAGCAACAATGCAGATGGCAAGGATATATAGAGATTGGTTGATGTATTATAAGGTCATGTTATATGGGGAGACTCCTCAGGGTCAAGGTGGAGGATACAGAGACATTTTGTCACCTGACAAAGAATCAATATATTCTCT GCACGGGAGATCCAATAGGTTGGACTATTCAAATAAAACTGGGCATGAGTACAACTTGCATACTCAATGGAAT TATGGAAAGGTGCACCCTTTAGACCCTCATGAAGATAGTATCATAGAAGATGGACTAAAAACTTCCATACACATCTCAGAATTTGAAGAATATGGGAAACTCACAAATGATTTGAATCCAGCAACAGAGCTTCATGTTAAAACTAGAGAGGTCCAAAGGAATTTAAGTATTAAAAGACTCCAAGATGTGCTGGATGACTCTCAATCAGACTCACCAACTTCAGTGGATTCATGCTCTGATTATTCAGCTCATGACATTGAGTCAGAG ATCTTTGTGAAACAGGTCATTGATGGTGGTGAGTGCTTAAGCAGAACAGCAAGCATAGGTGCAGATTTTCCCAA GAAACTGCAGGCTCCTAGCTCCACATCAGACCCAGAGTGCGAAGCACAATCTTTTTCACGAGTCTGTCAGGATCCTATCCCTAACGAAGTCATTCAAGTAAATAACTCTATGATTCTTTCAAGGAGATTTACGAATTCCATCAATGGTTTATTAAGTATTTCAGAGCATAGAGATAAAAGATCAAAGCAGAATTCATATGTACAAAAGGAGTGTGCATCTCAGCAGAACTATAGGATCAACCAAAGGGATCACCAAAGAAGTATTGCAAGGAAAAAACATAGTTCTCGTAGCCAGCAAAGCTCTATTGAACTTCGCCTACATTCCACAAAAGACTCAAAAAGTGAACTACTGAGTATTACCGAAAAAGCAATTTCAAAACTATTTCACTGGGAAGGATTGGGGAAATGGGATGAAGACTATGCTGTTGAAGTTACAACCATCTATCAAATATTATGCAACAAAAAAGGAGAAAAATGTGCCGTCTTGAAAGACATGATATTGGATCAACTGCTGATAGGTATTTCAGCTTCAAAGGAGGAGAAAGTAATAAGGGTGTCAGTGTCTATACTAACTACTATTGTTGCAGCTAATAAGTCAGCTATTGAAGACATAAAGAAGAAAGGTCTGCAGTTATCTGATTTGGCAAGTGCTCTAAAAAGAAATGTTCATGAGGCAGCAATACTGTTTTATCTAATGAATCCATCTCCTACAGAAATTAAGACTTTAGAACTTTTACCGGCATTATTGGGGGTAGTGTGCTCTCCAAACAGTTATAAGGGTAGGCCAGCATCACTGCCAACACCTCTGACAGCATCACTGATGATAATTGGAGTTTTAGTATCATCATTTGACCATGCCACAAATAATGTGCACTTGGCCGAGATCAGTTATCCCAATGTTCTTCATGGGCTCCTAGATGTTGCAAGAGATAGTAACATTGAAGAATTGATTTCCTGGGCCACTATTCTTGTCAAATGCATACAATATGATGGAAACTGCAGAAGATTTATATCAAGATCAGCTCCATTGGCTCCATTTTCCCGTCTCCTGGAATGTAAGATGAAGCATGCCAGGAGCATAGCACTGGAATTTTTTCATGAAGTTCTTTGCATTCCAAG GTCATCAGCTACTGCCTTGTTGCAGAGGCTGCAAAAAGAAGGAAGCACAAACATTATGAACTCACTCATGCTTTGTGTCCAACAATTGCAACCTGAATACCAACTTTTGGCAGCAAATTTGCTGCTTCAAATAGATACACTA GATAACTCCTCATGTAAGAGTGCATTCAGAGAAGAAGCTATGCAGGTCCTCCTCAAGTTAGTTGCATCCGAACAAAGTTCCACTACACAGAACTTATCTGCATTCATCTTATCAAATCTCGGCGGGACATATTCATGGGCAGGGGAACCATATACAGTTGCATGGTTGGTTAAAAAGGCAGGTGTGACTTCCTCATATCAACGGAATATGATAAAATCTATCCATTGGTTGGATGATTGCTTAGAG GATGCTGGCACAGACTCATGGTGCAGCAAAATTGCCAGAAGCATCATTAACATTGGGAATCCTGTCTTTCATTCTTTAGAGAGGGGTCTAAAGAGTACAACAAGGAAGGTTTCTAGGGACTGTCTAATAGCCATAGCATGGCTTGGGTTTGAAATTGCAAAAAGTCCAGATAGCATCAGATATTCTGCCTGTGAGATCTTACTTAGTGGAGTTGAGCAATTTTTGCATCCTGGACTGGATCTAGAAGAACGGGTTCTAGCATGTCTCTGCATATATAACTATGCTTCTGGTAGAG GGATGACAAAGTTAATTCATTTCTCGGAAGGAGTGAGAGAATCACTAAGACGCTTGTCAAATGTAACCTGGATGGCAGAGGAGCTACATAAAGTAGCTGATTATGTTCTGCCAAACCGAACA CGAATATCTTGTGTTCATACCCAAATTCTCGAGGTTGGATTCAATTTCAGTGGTGCTGTATGTGCCCTCATGTATTACAAAGGATTTCTTCATGGTGGTTACTCAGATGGTTCTCTGAAG GTCTGGAACATAAAAGGACAATCAGCCACACTTGTATGGGACATGAAGGAGCACAAAAAGGCACTGACATGCTTTTCACTTCTTGAATCAAGGGACAGCCTTATAAGTGGATCACTGGACAAAACTATCAGG GTCTGGCAAGTGGTCCACAAAAAAATGGAGTGTATTGAGGTGATAGAAACCAAGCAACCAATTCGGCATCTAAATACATGTGGGGACATGATATTTGCGATTACCCGCGGCCAGGGGATAAAG GTTTTTGATGCTTCAAGAAAGGTCAAAGAAAACTGCATGAATAAAAGGGTGAAGTGTATGGCAGTGGTTCAGGGGAAGATTTATGCAGGATGCAAGGATTCAAGCATACAG GAGTTATCTACAACAAGCAATCGGGCGCAAGAGATCAAAGCAGCAGCAAAATTTTGGAACCTACAACGGAGACCCATAAATGCAGTTGTCACATATAAAGATTGGCTTTACAGTGCAAGTTCAATTGTGGAAGGTTCAAACTTGAAG GAATGGAAAAGACACCGCACGCCCCAAATGTCACTTAAAACCGGGAAAAGAGAAAAGGTGATGGCAATGGGAATAACAGAAGACTTCATATACCTCAACTGCAGCTCATCAACAAACAGCATCCAG ATATGGCTAAGAGGTACACAGCAGAAAGTAGGAAGAATTTCAGCAGGAAGCCGAATCACAAGTATCCTCACAGCCAACGACATTATCTTATGCGGTACAGAAGCGGGGCTGATCAAG GGATGGATCCCACTATAG
- the LOC101312339 gene encoding uncharacterized protein LOC101312339, whose protein sequence is MGKEIDKEDERKEAAIASTAVLRPNFKPKGLTQEQLSKFQELHRKRLQMKSKSKFEKKPKAGTGKSKRKNHHPRVSTNHESSISIEDSAVPNSDSHKKGSCSIVQQEDAPKKRQKLHWGLDTKERWERKANM, encoded by the exons ATGGGGAAAGAAATAGACAAGGAAGACGAGAGAAAAGAAGCAGCGATAGCATCGACGGCGGTGTTACGGCCCAATTTCAAGCCCAAAGGGCTTACACAAGAGCAGCTCTCCAAGTTTCAG GAGCTGCACCGGAAGCGTTTACAGATGAAGTCAAAGTCAAAGTTTGAAAAGAAACCAAAAGCTGGTACTGGAAAATCTAAGCGGAAAAACCACCATCCAAGAGTGTCGACAAATCATGAGTCAAGCATAAGTATTGAAGATTCAGCTGTTCCTAACTCTGACAGCCACAAAAAAGGAAGCTGTTCTATAGTACAGCAAGAGGATGCACCAAAGAAGCGCCAGAAGTTACATTGGGGGCTCGACACAAAGGAACGTTGGGAAAGGAAAGCAAACATGTAG
- the LOC101293877 gene encoding uncharacterized protein LOC101293877: MAERTHQSYPLAPSNGYTRSDGESLSEDELKRKKRIKCFAYIGIFIVFQIAVMTVFGLTIMKVKTPKVRLGTSTLTDFTSSDTAPSFDTTFNTQIRVKNTNWGPYKFDQGVVTFMYQGMPVGTVVVPKGKAGMRGTKKINVNVRLNTAALPSSSSTLSTELSGGVLTLTSEAKLTGKVELMLIMKKKKSASMNCTIQIDVSGKTVKSLECK; encoded by the coding sequence ATGGCTGAGAGGACACACCAGTCTTATCCTTTGGCTCCGTCAAATGGTTACACAAGAAGCGACGGAGAGTCTTTGTCCGAGGACGAGCTCAAGCGCAAGAAGAGAATCAAGTGCTTTGCTTATATTGGTATTTTCATCGTGTTCCAGATCGCAGTCATGACTGTGTTTGGGCTCACTATCATGAAAGTTAAGACTCCCAAGGTTCGACTCGGCACAAGCACCCTCACAGACTTCACCTCTTCCGATACAGCGCCTTCGTTCGACACAACCTTCAACACACAAATTAGGGTCAAGAACACCAACTGGGGTCCTTACAAGTTCGACCAAGGCGTCGTGACATTCATGTACCAAGGCATGCCTGTTGGGACAGTCGTTGTACCAAAGGGCAAGGCCGGCATGCGTGGCACCAAGAAGATCAACGTGAATGTGAGATTGAACACAGCTGCATTGCCAAGCAGCTCTAGTACTCTCAGCACCGAACTGAGCGGCGGGGTGTTAACCCTGACCAGCGAAGCGAAATTGACCGGAAAGGTGGAGTTGATGTTGATCATGAAGAAGAAGAAGTCTGCGAGTATGAACTGCACCATTCAAATTGATGTGTCCGGAAAGACAGTCAAAAGCTTAGAATGCAAGTGA
- the LOC101294169 gene encoding non-specific lipid-transfer protein 13-like has protein sequence MDARRPFGFACATLVVLVPVLLLCSSTSVKAETEEDYCMNVILDFSPCVSFVAGFQPYVIDACCVNLLYLNRLAERDNGPRRICECIKDYSNYSDLPYNATRIQQLFPICEIHNKFPISDSMDCSKI, from the exons ATGGATGCTCGTCGACCCTTTGGTTTTGCCTGTGCAACACTCGTTGTGCTTGTTCCTGTGCTGCTGCTTTGTTCATCAACATCAGTGAAGGCTGAGACGGAGGAGGATTACTGTATGAATGTGATTCTTGATTTTAGCCCTTGCGTAAGTTTTGTAGCGGGTTTTCAACCATATGTGATAGATGCTTGCTGTGTAAACCTACTATATTTGAATCGTTTAGCAGAACGAGATAATGGTCCGCGGAGGATATGTGAGTGCATTAAGGACTATTCTAATTACTCCGATCTTCCTTACAATGCCACCCGAATTCAACAGCTGTTTCCAATTTGCGAGATCCATAATAAGTTTCCCATTTCTGATAGCATGGACTGCTCCAA GATTTAA
- the LOC101312626 gene encoding protein pleiotropic regulatory locus 1-like, with the protein MPGPTLEMERVEPQSLKKLSSKSLKRALDLFPPLHSQLPPPDPESKKIRMSHKISVEYGGIVPTASQKPTRTADSGAPSRGPAGPSNALALPDSRNVKTEAGQNALVVGPSAPKEPNHIGISGKGTIVVTAPGSYERNPSTSAIMERISSRWPRPEWHAPWKIYRVISGHLGWVRSIAFDPSNKWFCTGSADRTIKIWDVGTGQLQLTLTGHIEQIRGLAVSSRHTYMFSAGDDKQVKCWDLEQNKVIRSYHGHLSGVYCLAIHPTLDILLTGGRDSVCRVWDIRSKMQAHALSGHDNTVCSVFTRPTDPQVVTGSHDSTIKFWDLRYGKTMSTITHHKKSVRAIAQHPKEHAFASASADNIKKFSLPRGEFLHNMLSQQKTIINAMAINEEGVMATGGDNGSLWFWDWKSGHNYQQSQTIVQPGSLDSEAGIYALSYDVTGTRLVSCEADKTIKMWKQDENATPETHPLNFKPPKDIRRF; encoded by the exons ATGCCTGGTCCGACCTTAGAGATGGAGCGAGTAGAGCCACAGTCGCTGAAAAAGCTCAGTTCCAAATCCCTCAAGCGAGCTCTCGATCTCTTCCCTCCCCTCCATTCCCAATTACCTCCTCCCGATCCTGAGAG TAAAAAAATTCGCATGAGCCACAAG ATAAGCGTTGAGTATGGGGGAATTGTACCCACTGCTAGTCAGAAACCCACTCGCACTGCCGATTCTGGTGCTCCCAGTCGTGGACCAGCGGGGCCTTCGAATGCTCTTGCCCTTCCAG ACTCTAGAAATGTAAAGACGGAAGCAGGTCAAAATGCTTTGGTGGTTGGTCCATCTGCACCAAAGGAACC GAATCATATTGGAATTTCGGGTAAAGGCACTATAGTTGTTACTGCTCCAGGATCATATGAAAG GAACCCATCAACATCAGCTATAATGGAAAGAATTTCCAGTAGATGGCCGCGTCCTGAGTGGCATGCTCCCTGGAAGATTTACAGG GTTATCAGCGGCCACTTGGGATGGGTACGCTCTATTGCTTTTGATCCAAGTAATAAGTGGTTTTGTACAGGCTCTGCTGATCGAACAATAAAG ATATGGGATGTAGGAACTGGACAACTACAGCTTACACTGACAGGACATATTGAGCAAATACGAG GCCTTGCTGTTAGCAGCAGGCATACCTATATGTTCTCTGCTGGTGATGACAAACAAGTCAAATGCTGGGACCTTGAGCAGAACAAG GTTATCCGTTCATACCATGGTCATCTAAGTGGTGTTTACTGCTTGGCCATTCATCCCACTCTCGATATTTTACTTACTGGGGGACGTGATTCAGTATGCCGG GTCTGGGATATTCGTAGCAAGATGCAAGCTCATGCATTGTCCGGGCATGATAACACAGTTTGCTCAGTTTTTACTCGGCCCACG GATCCACAAGTTGTTACTGGCTCCCACGACTCAACCATTAAGTTCTGGGACCTTCGATATG GAAAAACAATGTCAACTATCACCCACCATAAGAAATCTGTACGTGCAATTGCACAACATCCTAAAGA GCATGCTTTTGCATCAGCATCAGCCGACAACATTAAGAAATTCAGCCTTCCAAGAGGGGAATTTTTACACAACATGCT CTCTCAGCAGAAGACCATAATTAATGCTATGGCTATCAATGAGGAGGGAGTTATGGCCACTGGAG GTGACAACGGGAGCTTGTGGTTTTGGGATTGGAAGAGTGGTCACAATTATCAACAATCACAAACAATCGTACAGCCTG GTTCACTGGATAGTGAAGCTGGTATTTATGCACTGTCCTATGATGTTACTGGTACAAGGCTCGTTAGTTGTGAAGCTGACAAGACGATCAAAATGTGGAAACAAGATGAAAATGCCACTCCAGAAACTCATCCTCTCAACTTCAAGCCCCCTAAAGATATCAGACGGTTCTAG
- the LOC101294461 gene encoding UDP-glucuronic acid decarboxylase 1-like: MNSDQLVHRTHHTHNEDLLQHNPSPLQNKTRNLSTNPIRYMLREQRFLFVLIGVAIATLYFSAFPLSNPELASSPILHDPTRDLSFSSGSVLPTRRVLLEGLRSVNVGGKVPLGLKSKNQRIVVTGGAGFVGSHLVDRLIARGDSVIVIDNFFTGRKENLAHHFGNSKFELIRHDVVEPILLEVDQIYHLACPASPVHYKFNPVKTIKTNVVGTLNMLGLAKRVGARFLLTSTSEVYGDPLQHPQVETYWGNVNPIGVRSCYDEGKRTAETLTMDYHRGLGIEVRIARIFNTYGPRMCIDDGRVVSNFVAQALRKEPLTVYGDGKQTRSFQYVSDLVEGLMRLMEGNHVGPFNLGNPGEFTMLELAQVVQDTIDPNARIEFRPNTEDDPHKRKPDISKAKELLGWEPTVSLRKGLPLMVTDFRQRIFGDAKDNLATAAA, encoded by the exons ATGAACTCCGATCAGCTGGTTCACAGAACCCACCACACCCACAATGAAGACCTCCTTCAACACAACCCATCACCTCTCCAAAACAAAACTCGAAACCTCTCCACGAACCCAATCCGTTACATGCTTCGCGAGCAGCGCTTCCTCTTCGTCCTCATCGGCGTCGCCATCGCCACCCTCTACTTCTCCGCCTTCCCCTTATCAAACCCCGAGCTAGCCTCCTCCCCGATCCTCCACGACCCGACCCGAGACCTGAGTTTCTCTTCCGGGTCGGTCCTGCCGACCCGGAGGGTATTGCTGGAGGGTCTGAGGTCGGTTAACGTGGGCGGGAAAGTGCCGCTGGGGCTCAAGTCGAAGAACCAGAGGATTGTGGTGACTGGTGGGGCCGGGTTCGTGGGGAGCCACCTTGTGGATCGTCTCATTGCGAGAGGGGATAGTGTGATTGTGATAGATAATTTCTTTACGGGTCGGAAAGAGAACCTGGCGCACCATTTCGGTAACTCCAAGTTTGAGCTGATCCGACACGACGTCGTTGAGCCGATTCTGTTGGAGGTCGATCAGATCTATCACTTGGCTTGCCCGGCGTCTCCGGTGCATTACAAGTTTAATCCGGTCAAGACTATT AAGACGAATGTGGTGGGCACATTGAACATGCTTGGACTAGCCAAAAGGGTCGGGGCACGCTTCTTGCTCACAAGTACCAGTGAGGTCTACGGTGACCCTCTGCAGCATCCCCAGGTTGAGACTTACTGGGGCAACGTCAACCCCATCG GTGTAAGAAGTTGTTATGATGAGGGAAAGCGCACAGCAGAGACATTGACCATGGACTATCACAGAGGCCTTGGCATTGAG GTGAGAATTGCCAGGATTTTCAATACTTACGGACCACGAATGTGCATCGATGATGGTCGTGTTGTTAGCAATTTTGTAGCTCAG GCACTGAGGAAGGAGCCATTGACAGTTTATGGTGATGGCAAGCAAACCAGAAGTTTCCAATACGTTTCTGACTTG GTGGAGGGACTAATGAGGTTGATGGAAGGGAATCATGTAGGACCTTTCAATCTTGGCAACCCTGGTGAATTCACCATGCTGGAACTTGCTCAG GTTGTACAAGACACCATAGACCCCAATGCAAGGATTGAGTTCAGGCCAAACACAGAAGATGACCCCCATAAGAGGAAGCCAGACATTTCAAAGGCGAAAGAGCTTCTCGGATGGGAACCTACTGTGTCTCTCAGGAAGGGACTTCCTCTCATGGTTACCGACTTTAGACAGCGCATATTTGGCGACGCCAAGGACAACCTTGCTACTGCTGCAGCTTAA